In Anaerolineales bacterium, the following proteins share a genomic window:
- a CDS encoding gamma-aminobutyraldehyde dehydrogenase: MDYKLWIDGKWVDSQGGGKMQIENPATGERIAEVQEASRADVDKAVQAAKTAFYDGRWSRKTPSERSKAIWKLADLLEAKSEEFARVESENTGKPYKFLSLASDVPFTVDNLRFFATAARDTHGSHAGEFMAGYTSMYRREPVGVIGQITPWNYPLNMAGWKIGPALAAGCTIVLKPAPGTPLTTLMLAELIKEAGIPDGVVNIISGGNDAGQAIAEHPDVRMICVTGSSGTGKKVMKTAAETLKRVHLELGGKAPFIVFDDSDPELVAAKASFAATANTGQDCTAATRIYVEKGRANDMREAVVEAMRNTKVGLPFDDGVVMGPLISGIQRERVSGFVDRAKSQGAKILTGGGVPKDLQKGYYYEPTVISNVQQDWEIVQSEVFGPVITVQEFDNEDQALHLGNDVLYGLAASVFTKDVGRAMRLTSQLEFGTVWVNDHLPITSETPHGGFKQSGFGKDLSAEAVGDYQITKHVMIAH; this comes from the coding sequence ATGGATTACAAACTTTGGATAGACGGCAAGTGGGTGGATTCGCAAGGCGGCGGGAAGATGCAGATCGAAAATCCCGCCACAGGCGAGAGAATCGCCGAAGTGCAGGAAGCTTCGAGGGCGGATGTGGACAAAGCCGTGCAAGCCGCAAAGACCGCGTTTTACGATGGGCGCTGGTCGCGCAAGACTCCGAGCGAGCGCTCGAAAGCGATCTGGAAACTGGCGGACTTGCTCGAAGCAAAATCCGAAGAGTTTGCGCGGGTCGAGAGCGAGAACACGGGCAAGCCGTATAAATTCTTGAGCCTCGCCAGCGACGTTCCCTTTACCGTGGACAACCTGAGATTTTTCGCCACCGCCGCGCGCGACACACACGGATCTCATGCGGGCGAGTTTATGGCGGGCTACACGTCCATGTATCGGCGCGAGCCTGTGGGAGTCATCGGGCAGATCACGCCGTGGAATTATCCGCTCAATATGGCGGGCTGGAAGATCGGTCCCGCCCTCGCGGCGGGATGTACCATCGTGTTGAAGCCCGCGCCTGGTACTCCGCTGACAACGTTGATGCTGGCTGAATTAATTAAAGAAGCGGGCATCCCTGATGGTGTGGTCAATATTATTTCTGGCGGCAACGACGCAGGTCAAGCGATTGCCGAGCATCCCGATGTTCGGATGATTTGCGTGACAGGTTCATCTGGCACGGGCAAAAAGGTGATGAAGACCGCTGCAGAAACATTGAAGCGCGTGCATTTGGAATTGGGCGGGAAAGCGCCATTCATTGTCTTTGACGACTCCGATCCCGAACTCGTCGCGGCGAAAGCGTCCTTTGCAGCGACTGCCAACACAGGTCAAGATTGCACCGCCGCGACGCGCATTTACGTCGAGAAGGGACGCGCTAATGATATGCGTGAAGCGGTCGTCGAAGCGATGCGGAACACAAAGGTCGGCTTGCCGTTTGACGATGGCGTGGTGATGGGTCCATTGATCTCAGGCATTCAACGTGAGCGCGTCTCAGGATTTGTGGATCGAGCGAAATCGCAAGGCGCAAAGATTCTCACGGGCGGCGGCGTGCCGAAGGATTTGCAAAAAGGCTACTATTACGAGCCGACGGTCATCTCGAACGTTCAGCAAGATTGGGAGATCGTCCAAAGCGAAGTGTTCGGACCTGTGATAACAGTTCAAGAATTCGACAACGAAGATCAGGCGTTGCATCTCGGCAATGACGTGTTATACGGCTTGGCGGCTTCGGTCTTTACCAAAGATGTCGGTCGCGCCATGCGGCTCACAAGTCAATTGGAATTTGGCACGGTTTGGGTCAACGATCATTTGCCGATCACCTCCGAAACGCCGCATGGCGGATTCAAACAATCGGGCTTCGGCAAAGATTTATCCGCGGAAGCAGTCGGCGATTATCAAATCACGAAGCATGTGATGATCGCGCATTAA
- a CDS encoding aldehyde dehydrogenase family protein, protein MEYKLLIDGQWTGNGNLLEVKNKYDGKTIGVLPISSAEDVNKAIDAAERAENVMADMPAHKRADILLKTAALIRERFEELSKTIAAEAGKALKFARAEVDRAQSTFTIAAEEAKRLHGETIPLDAVPSGEGFFGFWTRRPVGVIAAISPFNFPLNLVAHKVAPALASGNTLVLKPAEKTPLAAVKLCEILMDAGLPAGALNLVNGAGAVVGEMLVTDPRVDKITFTGSPVVGQRILSIAGIKKVTLELGNTSPVVVAPDADLDFVAKRCAVGAYYNSGQVCISVQRIYSEKKVYEPFTEKFVKASEAMVVGDPLDERVDVGPMIDIKEADRIESWVNEAQGDGAKVLTGGKREGAVYYPTVLTNVEPDMKVVAEETFGPVASIISSDDFESALQQANDTKFGLQVGVFTNDVNRVFKAIKRLNFGGVIINDTPVFRADHMPYGGNRQSGLGREGLRFAMEDMTNIQMVAIRTS, encoded by the coding sequence ATGGAATACAAACTTTTGATAGACGGTCAATGGACAGGGAACGGAAACCTGCTGGAAGTGAAGAACAAATACGATGGCAAAACGATCGGCGTTTTGCCCATCTCCTCTGCGGAAGACGTAAACAAAGCCATTGACGCCGCCGAACGCGCTGAAAACGTGATGGCGGACATGCCCGCGCACAAACGCGCCGACATTCTCTTGAAAACCGCCGCGCTGATCCGCGAGCGTTTTGAAGAATTGTCCAAAACGATCGCCGCAGAAGCGGGCAAGGCCCTCAAATTTGCGCGCGCCGAAGTGGACAGAGCCCAAAGCACCTTCACCATCGCGGCGGAGGAAGCCAAGCGCTTGCACGGCGAAACAATTCCGCTGGACGCGGTTCCGAGCGGCGAAGGATTTTTCGGATTTTGGACTCGCCGTCCCGTCGGCGTGATCGCCGCCATCAGCCCGTTCAACTTCCCCTTGAATTTGGTCGCGCATAAGGTGGCTCCCGCGCTCGCTTCGGGCAATACGCTCGTCCTCAAACCCGCCGAAAAGACTCCGCTCGCCGCTGTGAAGCTATGTGAGATTTTGATGGATGCGGGTCTGCCTGCGGGCGCGTTGAATTTGGTGAATGGAGCGGGAGCCGTTGTCGGTGAAATGCTCGTGACCGATCCGCGCGTGGACAAGATCACGTTCACGGGCAGTCCCGTAGTTGGACAACGAATTTTGTCGATTGCAGGAATCAAAAAAGTGACTCTCGAACTTGGCAACACGTCGCCTGTCGTCGTCGCGCCCGATGCCGATTTGGATTTCGTCGCAAAGCGCTGCGCGGTCGGCGCGTACTATAACTCTGGACAGGTCTGTATTTCCGTTCAACGGATTTATAGCGAAAAGAAAGTGTACGAGCCGTTCACGGAAAAATTCGTCAAGGCGAGCGAGGCGATGGTCGTCGGCGATCCGCTTGACGAGCGCGTGGACGTCGGACCGATGATCGACATCAAAGAGGCGGACCGAATCGAAAGTTGGGTCAATGAAGCGCAAGGGGATGGAGCGAAAGTTCTCACGGGCGGGAAGCGCGAAGGCGCAGTCTATTATCCGACTGTTCTCACGAACGTCGAACCCGATATGAAGGTGGTTGCCGAGGAAACGTTTGGTCCTGTCGCGTCGATCATTTCGAGCGATGATTTTGAATCCGCTTTGCAACAGGCGAATGACACGAAGTTTGGTTTACAGGTAGGCGTCTTTACGAACGATGTGAACCGCGTGTTCAAAGCCATCAAGCGATTGAATTTTGGCGGCGTGATCATCAACGATACGCCCGTCTTCCGCGCCGATCACATGCCCTATGGCGGCAACCGCCAAAGTGGACTCGGGCGCGAAGGCTTGCGCTTTGCGATGGAAGATATGACCAATATTCAAATGGTTGCGATCAGAACAAGTTAG